From Macrobrachium nipponense isolate FS-2020 chromosome 6, ASM1510439v2, whole genome shotgun sequence, a single genomic window includes:
- the LOC135216237 gene encoding ribokinase-like has product MITNTDLTPFGSLACGGFPISAARAQSIASSWSGHVLTLPGFSKLKWIRSFMGNTDARDRTEPNPPVISSMGPLSLCFISINVRYPGTNISGVMIHARNSTLPNGVKSVLLKIKAEVLTGIEVKSIVDAQSAAEGLLSQGCSSVIITLGGEGALYSFQGQHEHIPAEKVTPVDTTGAGDAFVGALAYYLAYHPSLTMTEMIQRSCKIATVSVQAPGTQSSYPKKDDLPVELFL; this is encoded by the exons GTTCTCTTGCTTGCGGGGGTTTTCCCATTTCTGCTGCAAGAGCGCAGTCTATAGCATCATCATGGAGCGGCCATGTCCTCACTCTACCAGGTTTCAGCAAACTGAAATGGATCCGATCATTTATGGGCAATACAGATGCCAGAGACAGAACAGAACCTAATCCACCGGTCATATcgtctatggggcccttaagtctatgcttcatttcaattaatgtg AGATATCCAGGAACTAATATCAGTGGTGTCATGATTCATGCACGAAACTCAACATTACCAAATGGAGTCAAATCCGTATTG ttaaaaattaaggctGAAGTGTTGACCGGCATTGAAGTGAAAAGTATCGTAGATGCTCAGTCTGCTGCTGAGGGACTCCTCTCTCAGGGATGTAGCAGTGTAATAATTACTCTAGGTGGAGAAGGTGCCTTATACTCCTTCCAAGGACAACATGAACATATACCTGCCGAAAAAGTTACTCCTGTTGACACAACT GGTGCAGGTGATGCTTTTGTTGGAGCTCTAGCATATTATCTTGCATATCATCCTAGTCTTACTATGACAGAAATGATACAGAGATCTTGTAAGATTGCAACAGTGTCTGTTCAGGCTCCTGGAACTCAGAGTAGTTATCCAAAGAAGGATGATTTGCCTGTTGAATTATTCTTATAA